A window from Tenacibaculum singaporense encodes these proteins:
- a CDS encoding DUF262 domain-containing protein, translating into MNSTPTTFKQIFGQKLENETTINGIEIPIIQRDYAQGRNTTDVTRIRNRFINVLYKALTGSADDAVKLDFIYGNIEDEKLIPLDGQQRLTTLFLLHWYVAKSENIATEDYSFLNNFTYKTRFSSQHFCDKLVNCSPDFEQEKLSTWIKDQNWFMYSWENDPTVKAMLVVIDDLHKAFKKETNLWKKLTEGLEMPISFYFLALEEMGVTDSLYIKMNSRGKPLTPFEHFKAEFEKTIKEVSLAQYEEFIKKVDIDWIDMFWKYRSENNEIDEEFMRFYRFITEMICYEQNIPIINNDFDLSAKVYGIQNSNAQNNLQFLFNAFDSWRETENIGEFFNNIFSKNEPEPNKVLLYTETVNLFSMCCHNYGKTSGKRRQFSFINTFLMYAVQLYLIHRNDISVEAFIKRLRIVRNLALNSQDETRETKLTGLLQDVKNIILEEKIELNSLGFNELQKQQELDKILWRKKHPELEVCLNNLEDQKLLQGNIAIIGLDNTEKFQMLATNFIKLFNGDIHYKEISKALLTVGDYTQFVTWRVLFGNHTDSSWRELFTPSQKRRGFEKTKEVLSLLLDTKDVDLKSYITNLIDDYRNNENTIKNWRYYFIKYPNMRAGKSGVFNWYNDPSRKKENQYDMYMMNTAHALSGRHWNPFLYEVFQNENFKTKTTLEEYGALIILNEKNQKLASKNDGWYIYDFEDNLIQRIEIAQENGNDTEDRIDIITHFLTSYLN; encoded by the coding sequence ATGAACTCAACACCAACCACATTTAAACAAATATTCGGTCAGAAATTAGAAAACGAAACGACTATCAATGGAATAGAAATTCCAATAATTCAACGAGACTATGCACAGGGTAGAAATACCACCGATGTTACAAGAATCAGAAATCGTTTTATTAATGTGTTATATAAAGCATTAACAGGTTCAGCAGATGATGCTGTAAAACTAGATTTTATTTACGGTAATATCGAAGATGAAAAATTAATACCGTTAGATGGTCAACAACGTTTAACCACATTGTTTTTACTTCATTGGTATGTAGCTAAGAGTGAAAATATAGCTACTGAAGATTATTCTTTCTTAAATAACTTTACTTATAAAACCCGTTTCAGTTCACAACATTTTTGTGATAAATTAGTTAATTGTTCACCAGATTTTGAACAAGAAAAATTATCAACTTGGATAAAAGACCAGAATTGGTTTATGTATTCATGGGAAAATGACCCAACTGTAAAAGCTATGCTAGTTGTTATAGACGATTTACATAAAGCTTTTAAGAAAGAAACAAATCTTTGGAAAAAGCTCACCGAAGGTTTAGAAATGCCAATAAGTTTTTATTTTCTTGCATTAGAAGAAATGGGTGTTACAGATAGTTTGTATATAAAAATGAACTCTAGAGGTAAGCCTTTAACTCCTTTTGAACACTTTAAAGCAGAATTTGAAAAAACTATCAAAGAAGTATCCCTTGCACAATATGAAGAGTTTATTAAAAAGGTAGATATCGATTGGATAGATATGTTTTGGAAATATCGTAGCGAAAATAATGAAATTGATGAAGAGTTTATGAGGTTTTATAGATTCATAACAGAAATGATTTGTTACGAACAAAATATACCTATCATTAATAACGATTTTGATTTATCGGCTAAAGTTTACGGAATACAGAATTCAAATGCTCAAAATAACTTACAATTTCTTTTTAATGCTTTTGATAGTTGGAGAGAAACAGAAAATATAGGTGAGTTTTTTAATAATATATTTTCAAAAAACGAACCAGAACCTAATAAGGTTTTACTTTATACAGAGACTGTCAATTTATTTTCAATGTGTTGCCATAATTATGGTAAAACATCTGGAAAACGAAGACAATTTTCTTTTATTAACACTTTTTTAATGTATGCTGTTCAGCTGTACTTAATACACAGAAATGATATAAGCGTTGAAGCTTTTATAAAGCGTTTAAGAATAGTAAGAAACTTAGCATTAAACTCGCAAGATGAAACTCGTGAAACAAAATTAACGGGTTTACTGCAAGATGTAAAAAATATTATTCTTGAAGAAAAGATAGAATTAAACTCTTTAGGGTTTAACGAGTTGCAAAAACAACAAGAATTAGATAAGATTCTATGGCGTAAGAAGCACCCCGAATTAGAGGTTTGTTTAAATAATTTAGAAGACCAAAAACTATTACAAGGTAATATTGCTATTATTGGGTTAGATAACACAGAAAAATTTCAAATGTTAGCAACTAATTTTATAAAACTGTTTAATGGAGATATTCATTACAAGGAAATTAGTAAAGCATTATTAACTGTAGGTGATTATACACAATTTGTTACTTGGAGAGTTTTATTTGGTAATCATACTGATTCCTCTTGGAGAGAGCTATTTACACCTTCTCAAAAAAGAAGAGGTTTTGAAAAAACTAAAGAAGTATTATCTCTTCTTTTAGATACTAAGGATGTGGATTTAAAATCATATATAACTAATCTTATTGATGATTATAGAAATAATGAAAATACTATAAAAAATTGGAGATACTATTTTATTAAATACCCTAATATGAGAGCTGGTAAAAGCGGTGTATTTAATTGGTACAATGACCCTTCACGAAAAAAAGAAAATCAATACGATATGTATATGATGAATACAGCTCATGCATTAAGTGGAAGGCATTGGAATCCGTTTTTATATGAAGTTTTTCAAAATGAAAACTTTAAAACTAAAACTACTCTTGAAGAATACGGGGCATTAATTATTTTAAATGAAAAGAATCAGAAGCTTGCTTCTAAAAATGATGGATGGTATATTTACGACTTCGAAGATAACCTAATTCAGAGAATAGAAATAGCACAAGAAAATGGTAATGATACTGAAGATAGAATTGACATTATAACCCATTTTTTAACTAGCTATTTAAACTAA
- a CDS encoding site-specific DNA-methyltransferase, with translation MSIDKIQQGDSLTQSKDLVADNIEKLKQLFPEIVTEGKIDFKVLQDVLGEDIEEEDEYYRLTWAGKAKARREAHKPSTGTLRPVKEDSVNWDTTENLYIEGDNLEVLKLLQKSYAGKVKMIYIDPPYNTGKDFVYKDNYKDNLKNYQEITGQLDEEGNKISTNSDSDGRYHSNWLNMMYPRLRLARNLLKDNGIIFISIDDVEVGNLRAIGNEIFGNDNFISNMVWQKNYSPRNDAKYFSDMHDHILVFAKNKDKFERILLPRTAEQNARYTNRDNDPRGDWKAENLSVKTYSAAYDYPITTPGGRVVNPPKGRCWRTSKEKMEELDKDNRIWWGEDGNNVPSKKSFLSEVQQGRVPTTLLFRNEVGDNQEAAKRIVELFDGKPFDTPKPIGLIKHFLSISTDKNDLVLDFFAGSSTTADSLFQKNLEDNGHRKFIQIQLPEPTNKKSEGFRTGYNNVSEISKERIRRAAKKIAEEHPEKAEKLDLGFKVFKLDNSNIKGWDGNPDKLEANLWDAVSNIKEDRTQEDVLYEILLKYGLDLTLPIEEKTIEGKIVFNVGFGALFICLGDNLTNTVAEGIGEWKEELEPEICRVIFKDTGFTDVEKTNSIQTLKRFGIGEIKSI, from the coding sequence ATGAGCATAGATAAAATACAACAAGGAGACAGCTTAACCCAAAGTAAAGATTTAGTTGCCGATAATATAGAAAAGTTAAAACAACTTTTTCCAGAGATTGTAACTGAAGGGAAAATAGATTTTAAAGTACTACAAGATGTTTTAGGTGAAGATATTGAAGAAGAGGATGAATATTATCGTTTAACGTGGGCTGGTAAAGCAAAAGCACGTAGAGAGGCTCATAAACCAAGTACTGGTACATTAAGACCAGTAAAAGAAGATAGTGTTAATTGGGATACTACTGAAAATTTGTACATAGAAGGAGATAATCTTGAAGTATTAAAGCTATTACAAAAGTCTTACGCTGGTAAAGTAAAGATGATTTACATAGACCCTCCTTACAATACAGGGAAAGATTTTGTTTATAAAGATAACTATAAAGACAATCTTAAAAATTACCAAGAGATTACTGGACAATTAGACGAGGAAGGTAACAAAATAAGTACCAATAGCGATAGCGATGGGCGTTATCATTCTAATTGGTTGAATATGATGTATCCTCGTCTGCGTTTAGCACGTAATTTACTTAAAGATAATGGAATTATTTTTATTAGTATAGATGATGTTGAGGTTGGAAATCTAAGAGCTATTGGTAATGAGATTTTTGGAAATGACAATTTTATATCAAATATGGTTTGGCAAAAAAATTACTCTCCTAGAAATGACGCTAAATATTTTTCAGATATGCATGACCATATCCTTGTTTTTGCAAAAAACAAGGATAAATTTGAAAGAATTTTACTTCCTAGAACAGCTGAACAAAATGCTAGATATACTAATAGAGATAATGACCCTAGAGGAGATTGGAAAGCTGAAAATCTTTCAGTTAAAACATATTCTGCTGCCTATGATTATCCTATTACGACTCCAGGTGGAAGAGTTGTAAACCCTCCAAAAGGTAGATGTTGGAGAACATCTAAAGAAAAAATGGAGGAATTAGATAAAGATAATAGAATTTGGTGGGGAGAAGATGGAAATAATGTTCCTTCGAAAAAAAGTTTTTTATCTGAAGTACAGCAAGGAAGAGTTCCAACTACATTACTTTTTAGAAATGAAGTTGGAGACAACCAAGAAGCTGCTAAGCGAATTGTAGAACTTTTTGATGGTAAACCATTTGATACGCCTAAACCTATTGGTTTAATAAAACATTTTTTATCGATATCTACAGACAAAAATGATTTGGTCTTAGATTTCTTTGCTGGTTCATCTACAACAGCAGATTCATTATTTCAAAAAAATTTAGAAGATAATGGGCATAGAAAATTTATTCAGATTCAGTTACCAGAACCTACTAATAAAAAAAGTGAAGGTTTTAGAACTGGATATAATAATGTTTCAGAGATATCAAAAGAACGTATCCGTAGAGCTGCAAAAAAAATAGCAGAAGAACATCCAGAAAAAGCGGAAAAGTTAGATTTAGGCTTTAAAGTTTTTAAACTAGATAATTCTAATATAAAGGGGTGGGATGGTAATCCCGATAAGTTGGAGGCTAATTTATGGGATGCTGTAAGTAATATAAAAGAAGACCGAACACAAGAAGATGTATTGTACGAAATCCTCTTAAAATACGGTTTAGACTTAACCTTACCAATAGAAGAAAAAACAATAGAAGGTAAAATAGTGTTTAATGTTGGTTTTGGAGCCTTATTTATTTGTTTAGGTGACAATTTAACAAATACAGTAGCAGAAGGTATTGGAGAATGGAAAGAAGAATTAGAGCCAGAAATATGCCGTGTTATTTTTAAAGATACTGGTTTTACCGATGTAGAAAAAACAAATTCTATACAAACATTAAAACGTTTTGGCATCGGAGAAATAAAAAGTATATAA
- a CDS encoding type III restriction-modification system endonuclease: MKIKFKENLGYQQEAINAIVNIFQGQEVCEANFTVYSPDFLAKKNNINAQAKLGQEDYGIGYGNRLTLSEGKLLENVQNIQLANGLKPSERKEINRNHLDFTIEMETGTGKTYVYLRSIMEMYRKYGFSKHIIVVPSIPIKEGVYKSLEITKEHFKEHYDNINYNFFIYDSSKLNEVRDFSTNDGLEIMVINIDAFSKSFKDPNKDNKTNIIHRYNDSLGYKPLDLIRNTNPVVFIDEPQSTMSTPIRKKAVQSLNPLSIVRYSATHKEKVNLMYKLDAIDAYEEKLVKQIEVGSVQTEGVNNQAYIRLISVKVSKGFPVAKIEVDAFKNGSITRKTYTVKQNEDLEQLTDRIEYEGYIIKDIHAVEGNEYIDFTSKEDVIRLGQAIGAVDEKQVKRALISKTIEEHLDKELVLNPLGIKVLSLFFIDSVNKYRVYDEEGNAENGEYAEIFETEYLKLITKPKYVSLFEEITDDEKDASTVHNGYFSIDKKSKSSNKKEKFEYFKDTSGKVKADEDTYSLIMRDKEMLLSFKSKLRFIFSHSALKEGWDNPNVFQICTLKDAGNSEIKRRQEIGRGLRLCVNQEGERVYGHEVNTLTVMATESYKTFVDNFQKEVESDTGIRFGILESHSFANVVLTIEDETPVYLGQQKSEELFKYLLAQGYIDARGKVQDELRTDLKNDEVKLPEEITDNKHVLKQVLSNLKVAAGKLEIKNKDEKKRVKVNKRVLDSPEFKELWERVKYKTTFSVDFDSASLVKECINALDNRLKITRGKLHYSKASLSIDIGGVEAEIKANSVRTETLYEEVEVLPDIVGYLQNETQLTRKSIVEILTGTTRLPYFKINPQKFIEGCIDIINEQMRMHIIDGIQYKKIDETEYYSQELFENEELFGYLKNNLKESTKSPYDYVVYDSNIESTLANDFENSDNISVYAKLPNWFKIDTPLGTYNPDWAILWKDNNEEKLFFVVESKGSTGLFDLRPKEQGKIDCGKKHFDALDSEMIVAASMSDVENYALK, translated from the coding sequence ATGAAAATTAAATTTAAAGAAAATTTAGGTTATCAGCAAGAAGCCATAAATGCAATCGTAAATATATTTCAAGGTCAAGAAGTTTGTGAGGCTAATTTTACAGTGTATTCACCAGATTTCTTAGCTAAAAAGAATAATATTAATGCACAAGCTAAACTAGGTCAAGAAGATTACGGTATTGGTTATGGAAACCGTTTAACATTAAGTGAAGGTAAACTATTAGAAAATGTACAAAACATTCAGTTAGCTAATGGTTTAAAACCTTCTGAACGTAAAGAAATTAATAGAAATCATTTAGATTTTACTATTGAAATGGAAACTGGTACAGGTAAAACCTACGTGTATTTACGTTCTATTATGGAGATGTATCGTAAATATGGGTTTTCTAAACACATTATTGTTGTGCCTTCCATTCCTATTAAAGAGGGGGTTTACAAATCGTTAGAAATTACTAAAGAACACTTTAAAGAGCATTATGATAATATCAATTATAACTTCTTTATTTATGATAGTAGTAAACTAAATGAAGTCCGTGATTTTTCTACTAATGACGGTTTAGAAATTATGGTCATAAATATTGATGCTTTTTCTAAAAGCTTTAAAGACCCTAATAAGGATAATAAAACCAATATTATACACAGATATAATGATAGTTTAGGATACAAACCTTTAGACCTAATTAGAAATACAAATCCAGTAGTATTTATAGATGAACCTCAAAGTACTATGAGTACCCCTATTCGTAAAAAAGCGGTTCAGAGTTTAAATCCGTTATCAATTGTTAGGTATTCAGCTACTCATAAAGAAAAAGTTAATCTAATGTATAAATTAGATGCTATTGATGCTTATGAAGAAAAATTAGTAAAACAAATTGAGGTTGGTTCTGTACAAACAGAAGGTGTAAATAATCAAGCTTATATTCGTTTAATTAGTGTTAAGGTAAGTAAAGGTTTTCCAGTTGCTAAAATTGAAGTTGATGCTTTTAAAAATGGAAGCATTACCAGAAAAACGTATACAGTAAAACAAAATGAAGATTTAGAGCAACTGACTGATAGAATTGAGTACGAAGGGTATATTATAAAAGATATTCACGCTGTTGAAGGAAATGAGTATATCGATTTTACTAGTAAAGAAGACGTTATTCGTTTAGGTCAAGCAATTGGAGCTGTTGATGAAAAGCAAGTTAAAAGGGCATTAATCAGTAAAACCATTGAAGAGCATTTAGACAAAGAATTAGTTTTAAACCCTCTAGGTATTAAAGTATTAAGTTTGTTCTTTATAGATTCAGTAAATAAATACCGTGTGTATGATGAAGAAGGAAATGCAGAAAATGGTGAGTATGCTGAAATATTTGAGACAGAGTATTTAAAACTAATTACCAAGCCAAAATACGTAAGTCTTTTTGAAGAAATTACCGATGATGAAAAAGACGCTTCGACTGTTCATAACGGATATTTCTCAATAGATAAAAAGAGTAAATCAAGTAATAAAAAAGAAAAGTTTGAGTATTTTAAAGATACTTCTGGAAAAGTAAAAGCAGATGAGGATACGTATAGTTTAATTATGCGAGACAAAGAAATGTTGTTAAGTTTCAAATCTAAACTACGCTTTATCTTTTCACATTCAGCTTTAAAAGAAGGGTGGGATAATCCTAATGTATTTCAAATTTGTACACTTAAAGATGCTGGTAATTCAGAAATAAAAAGGAGACAAGAAATAGGAAGAGGATTACGTTTATGTGTTAACCAAGAAGGAGAGCGTGTTTATGGTCACGAAGTAAATACACTTACAGTAATGGCTACAGAATCTTATAAAACATTTGTAGATAATTTTCAAAAAGAAGTAGAATCAGATACTGGTATTCGTTTCGGGATTTTAGAGTCTCATAGTTTTGCTAATGTTGTGTTAACTATTGAAGATGAAACACCAGTTTATTTAGGACAACAAAAATCTGAAGAATTATTCAAGTACTTATTGGCTCAAGGGTATATTGATGCCAGAGGGAAAGTACAAGATGAATTAAGAACTGACCTTAAAAATGATGAAGTTAAGTTACCAGAAGAAATTACAGATAATAAACATGTATTAAAGCAAGTATTAAGTAATTTAAAAGTTGCTGCTGGTAAACTTGAAATTAAAAATAAAGATGAAAAGAAAAGAGTTAAAGTTAATAAACGTGTTTTGGATAGTCCAGAGTTTAAAGAACTTTGGGAGCGTGTAAAATATAAAACAACATTTTCTGTAGATTTTGATTCTGCTAGTTTAGTAAAAGAATGTATTAACGCTTTAGATAATAGATTAAAAATTACTAGAGGTAAATTACATTATAGCAAAGCATCACTTTCTATTGATATTGGAGGTGTTGAAGCTGAAATAAAAGCTAATAGTGTTAGAACAGAAACATTATATGAAGAAGTAGAAGTACTTCCAGACATTGTTGGTTATCTACAAAATGAAACACAATTAACCAGAAAATCAATAGTAGAAATACTTACAGGAACAACTAGGTTACCATATTTCAAGATAAATCCTCAGAAATTTATTGAAGGCTGTATTGATATTATTAATGAGCAAATGAGAATGCATATTATAGATGGTATCCAATACAAGAAAATTGATGAAACTGAATATTATAGTCAAGAGTTATTTGAGAATGAAGAGTTATTCGGATATCTTAAAAACAACTTAAAAGAAAGTACAAAATCACCTTACGATTATGTTGTGTACGATTCTAATATAGAATCTACTTTAGCAAATGATTTTGAAAATAGCGATAATATTTCTGTTTATGCAAAACTACCTAACTGGTTCAAGATTGATACACCTCTAGGTACATACAATCCAGATTGGGCTATTCTTTGGAAAGATAATAATGAAGAAAAGTTATTTTTTGTTGTTGAATCTAAAGGTAGTACAGGTTTATTTGATTTAAGACCAAAAGAACAAGGTAAAATAGATTGTGGTAAAAAACATTTCGATGCACTTGATAGTGAAATGATAGTAGCTGCTAGTATGAGTGATGTTGAGAATTATGCTTTAAAATAA
- a CDS encoding recombinase family protein gives MKVAILTRVSKESQSYERQISDLRTYCLKNEFDIIGEFNEKITGVAKNENRKAWNELITCIKNKKVDKILVWELSRLGRNTLEVLKSLELFHSKGISLYVHNYNIETLNKDGSINTMAQMMITLLAEFSRTERVAIQQRLASGYKKHIKNGGKVGRYKGVTLSNKELLQKHKDVVKYLKKGRSIREIATLVNKSTRTVLKVKKAMNINILQN, from the coding sequence ATGAAAGTAGCTATTTTAACTCGTGTTAGTAAAGAATCACAATCTTACGAAAGACAAATTTCTGATTTAAGAACATATTGTTTAAAAAATGAATTTGATATTATTGGTGAGTTCAATGAAAAAATTACTGGAGTAGCAAAAAACGAGAATCGAAAAGCTTGGAATGAATTAATCACTTGCATCAAAAATAAAAAAGTAGATAAAATTTTAGTTTGGGAACTTTCTAGGTTAGGAAGAAATACATTAGAAGTTTTAAAATCATTGGAACTATTCCACTCAAAAGGGATTTCTCTGTACGTTCATAATTATAACATAGAGACTTTAAATAAAGACGGAAGCATAAACACAATGGCTCAAATGATGATTACATTATTAGCTGAGTTTTCAAGAACAGAAAGAGTTGCCATTCAACAGCGTTTAGCTTCTGGCTACAAAAAACATATTAAAAATGGAGGAAAAGTAGGACGTTATAAAGGTGTAACATTGTCTAACAAAGAGTTATTACAAAAACATAAAGATGTTGTTAAATATCTTAAAAAAGGAAGAAGTATTAGGGAAATAGCTACTTTAGTTAACAAAAGTACACGTACTGTATTAAAAGTTAAAAAAGCTATGAATATTAATATATTACAAAACTAA
- a CDS encoding transcriptional regulator, translated as MADINKIICNYISLHWMSKYKSVRAFALDHYIDEKTARKIKRKEGYRIPVSTLKKMCDAKEISLSNFFSIVEKD; from the coding sequence ATGGCAGATATAAATAAAATAATATGTAATTATATTAGTTTACACTGGATGAGTAAATACAAAAGTGTAAGAGCATTTGCCTTAGACCACTATATAGATGAAAAAACTGCCAGAAAAATAAAAAGAAAGGAAGGTTATAGAATACCTGTTTCAACATTAAAAAAAATGTGTGATGCTAAAGAAATATCTCTTTCTAATTTTTTCTCTATTGTTGAGAAAGATTAA
- a CDS encoding TIGR02757 family protein has product MILNFNELKEFLDSKVIEFNTPNFIDDDPISIPHKFSLKEDIEIAGFLAATIAWGNRKMIIKNANRMIDLMGNSPHDFVMNHKEHNLEQLEGFVHRTFNSIDFIYFIKALKNIYNNHGGLESVFQKYATENSLQPAIHNFKKIFFEINHPSRTTKHVSDPNKGSAAKKINMWLRWMIRNDGNGVDFGIWKNIPPSVLSCPLDVHSGNVARKLGLLTRKQNDAKALHELDTSLRELDNEDPVKYDFALFGLGVFEKF; this is encoded by the coding sequence ATGATTTTAAATTTTAATGAATTAAAAGAATTTCTTGATTCTAAAGTAATTGAGTTTAATACACCTAATTTTATTGATGATGACCCTATATCAATTCCTCATAAGTTTTCTTTAAAGGAAGATATTGAAATTGCTGGTTTTCTAGCCGCAACAATAGCTTGGGGAAACCGTAAGATGATAATTAAGAATGCTAACCGCATGATTGATTTAATGGGTAACTCACCTCATGACTTTGTAATGAACCATAAAGAACATAACCTTGAACAATTAGAGGGTTTTGTTCATCGAACTTTTAATTCGATTGATTTTATTTATTTCATAAAAGCATTAAAAAACATATATAATAATCATGGAGGATTGGAGTCTGTTTTTCAAAAATATGCTACAGAAAATTCTCTCCAGCCAGCAATTCACAATTTTAAAAAGATATTTTTTGAAATAAATCATCCAAGTAGAACAACCAAACATGTTTCTGACCCAAACAAAGGCTCAGCGGCAAAAAAGATAAACATGTGGCTTAGGTGGATGATAAGGAACGATGGAAATGGGGTAGATTTTGGTATTTGGAAAAATATACCTCCTTCTGTTTTATCTTGTCCTTTAGATGTACATTCTGGAAACGTGGCACGCAAACTTGGACTTTTAACAAGAAAACAAAATGATGCTAAAGCATTACATGAGTTAGACACATCTTTACGAGAATTAGATAACGAAGACCCTGTAAAATACGATTTTGCTTTATTTGGATTAGGAGTTTTTGAAAAGTTTTAA
- a CDS encoding PAS domain-containing protein, with translation MKNSFDKMMSLDIYISNLDKEEYTKITDDLKPISKKSVNLLSWGIQDLFTEKELYSDLKLIKTFSKNFNWKNNITSIIKENDYESLVLTDLQKKIIWVSDGFTKMTGYEKEFALNRTPRFLQGEKTKETTRKRIQSKLLKGKPFKDVIINYRKDKSTYKCELYIIPLQNNDSSEITHFLALEKEVV, from the coding sequence ATGAAAAATAGCTTTGATAAAATGATGTCTTTAGATATTTATATATCAAATTTAGACAAAGAAGAATACACTAAAATTACTGATGATCTTAAACCTATTTCAAAAAAAAGTGTAAACCTTTTAAGTTGGGGAATCCAAGATTTGTTTACTGAAAAAGAACTATACAGTGATTTAAAACTTATAAAAACATTTTCTAAAAACTTCAACTGGAAAAATAACATTACATCTATTATAAAAGAAAACGATTATGAATCTTTAGTTCTTACCGATTTGCAAAAGAAAATAATTTGGGTAAGTGATGGTTTTACAAAAATGACGGGCTACGAAAAAGAATTTGCATTAAACAGAACTCCTCGCTTTTTACAAGGAGAAAAAACAAAGGAAACTACTAGAAAAAGAATTCAATCAAAACTTTTAAAAGGAAAACCATTTAAAGATGTAATTATTAATTACAGAAAAGATAAATCTACCTATAAGTGTGAATTATACATAATTCCGCTACAAAACAATGATAGTTCAGAAATCACACATTTTTTAGCTTTAGAAAAAGAAGTAGTTTAA
- a CDS encoding DUF6122 family protein, translating into MQTFIHYFLHFGFPVILAYLFFRKNWKKVALILLATMLVDVDHLLATPIFDPNRCSFGFHIFHSYYAIGLYVILLFLKRPYNIIGLGLLLHMLTDFIDCLFMYNACNSCLENAPAKGLLESISKLFF; encoded by the coding sequence ATGCAAACATTTATTCACTACTTTTTACATTTTGGCTTTCCTGTAATTTTAGCCTATTTATTTTTTAGGAAAAACTGGAAAAAAGTTGCTCTAATACTGCTCGCTACCATGCTAGTGGATGTAGATCATTTATTGGCTACCCCTATTTTTGACCCAAACCGATGTAGTTTTGGTTTTCATATATTCCACTCCTACTATGCAATAGGACTGTATGTTATCTTACTTTTTTTGAAAAGACCTTATAATATCATAGGTTTAGGACTATTACTTCATATGCTAACCGATTTTATCGACTGCTTATTTATGTACAACGCATGTAATTCTTGCCTAGAAAATGCTCCCGCTAAAGGATTATTAGAATCAATAAGTAAGTTATTTTTTTAG
- a CDS encoding Dph6-related ATP pyrophosphatase, with translation MKKAYFNWSSGKDSSLAFYKILQQKEYDVQKLITNVNQDYQRVSMHGLHEDLLDAQAESIGIPLEKIYFPAEVTMDLYNQRMKEKTAELKEAGLVNGIFGDIFLEDLRAYRDSKLQEVGIIGVYPLWKQDTKELLREFLALGFKTITVCVNAKLLGEEFVGRVIDEDFINELPDGVDVCGENGEFHTFCYDGPIFKKPVEFEIGEKVLKSYTLHKSDDDNCYQDSKKTKKSEETTTKNYDRSFWYCDLQLKK, from the coding sequence ATGAAAAAAGCCTATTTTAACTGGAGTTCAGGAAAAGACTCGTCATTAGCATTTTATAAAATATTACAACAAAAAGAATACGATGTACAAAAATTGATTACGAATGTAAATCAAGATTATCAGCGTGTTTCAATGCATGGTTTACATGAGGATTTACTGGATGCTCAGGCTGAAAGCATTGGTATTCCGTTAGAAAAAATATATTTTCCGGCTGAGGTTACAATGGATTTGTATAACCAGAGAATGAAAGAGAAAACTGCTGAGTTAAAAGAAGCAGGACTTGTAAATGGTATTTTTGGTGATATTTTTTTAGAGGATTTAAGAGCGTATCGTGATTCGAAATTACAAGAGGTTGGAATTATAGGGGTGTATCCACTTTGGAAACAAGATACAAAGGAATTACTTCGTGAGTTTTTAGCTTTAGGTTTTAAAACAATAACTGTTTGTGTGAATGCAAAATTGTTAGGAGAAGAATTTGTAGGGAGAGTTATTGATGAAGATTTTATTAATGAACTTCCTGATGGAGTTGATGTTTGTGGGGAGAATGGAGAGTTCCATACGTTTTGTTACGATGGCCCTATTTTTAAGAAACCTGTAGAGTTTGAAATAGGAGAGAAGGTGTTAAAATCATATACTTTACATAAAAGTGATGATGATAACTGTTATCAAGATTCAAAGAAAACTAAGAAATCAGAAGAAACAACTACTAAAAACTACGATAGAAGTTTTTGGTACTGTGATTTACAGCTAAAAAAATAA